One window from the genome of Candidatus Zixiibacteriota bacterium encodes:
- a CDS encoding cation transporter, with product MYRTAMPETEKVGQAAVTATEAENLRAGLRVTWVGVLVSGALVAFQVFAGIIANSQALIADATHSLSDLFGNVVVLFGLRWGRKVEDVDHHYGHGRIETMSGMVVGLLLIAVAIGIVWNALATIYHHEVSRPGALALWAAVAGIVSKEALYWWTLAVGKRLKSMAIIANAWHHRSDALSSVAVLIGISASYLNPAWHLADAIAALAVTYFIGRVGGKLTWAAFRELSDAAPDREILLEIAERTRATAGVRQVHDLRARQSGAQIFVELHIVVDPTISVRDGHTIARQVKRMILRDFVDVTRVIIHVDPELKEDLGAMLS from the coding sequence ATGTATCGTACCGCCATGCCCGAAACGGAGAAGGTCGGTCAGGCTGCGGTGACGGCGACGGAGGCGGAGAATCTCCGCGCCGGGCTGCGCGTAACCTGGGTCGGGGTGCTGGTGAGCGGCGCCCTGGTGGCGTTCCAGGTTTTCGCCGGAATCATCGCCAATTCCCAAGCGCTCATTGCCGACGCCACCCACTCGCTGTCGGACCTGTTCGGCAATGTCGTCGTCCTGTTCGGGCTGCGGTGGGGGCGCAAGGTCGAGGATGTCGACCACCACTACGGCCACGGGCGGATCGAGACGATGTCCGGCATGGTGGTGGGGCTGCTGCTCATTGCGGTCGCGATCGGGATTGTCTGGAATGCGCTCGCCACGATCTACCATCACGAGGTGTCGCGGCCGGGGGCGCTGGCGCTCTGGGCGGCGGTGGCCGGGATCGTGTCCAAAGAAGCGCTCTACTGGTGGACGCTGGCGGTCGGCAAGCGGCTCAAGAGCATGGCGATCATCGCCAACGCCTGGCATCACCGGAGCGACGCGCTGAGTTCGGTGGCGGTCCTGATCGGGATCTCGGCCTCCTACCTGAATCCCGCGTGGCATCTCGCCGACGCGATCGCGGCCCTCGCGGTCACCTATTTCATCGGGCGGGTCGGGGGGAAACTCACCTGGGCGGCTTTCCGCGAGCTCTCCGACGCGGCACCCGACCGGGAGATCCTGCTGGAAATCGCGGAGCGGACGCGCGCCACCGCCGGGGTGCGGCAGGTGCACGACCTCCGGGCGCGGCAGTCGGGGGCGCAGATCTTTGTCGAACTCCACATCGTCGTCGACCCGACGATCAGCGTGCGCGACGGCCACACGATCGCCCGCCAGGTCAAGCGGATGATCCTGCGGGATTTTGTCGATGTCACGCGCGTGATCATCCACGTCGATCCGGAGCTGAAAGAGGATCTGGGGGCGATGCTGTCTTAG
- the sprA gene encoding cell surface protein SprA, with protein sequence MKAFSAWRRLYAPLIFCLALPAAGSAWAASGLAWRLETPPSWVSTYQLPPDRKSVALADPIYPRLSFDLERKTANTESFYEEKTLRFQQSYYRRGSEQKSLTPVAVDALSYNAFRREQLVHERRDEIAKRQMEQARANRGQGGLGVKINLPKRLDRIFGEGGAGLRVSGYRRISFAGRSQWTDAKGVSIKQSKFPSLNMEQQYQFDITGTIGSKITVKVSQDSHTELPLSNNIMIRYKGDEDDVLKTIEAGNTNLSLPNTQFVGYSSQIRGLFGVKAEAQVGRLYLTGIASQEKGSSERTTVTPTGEESAQIIRDSEYAQRRIFDIGLPGEFQPGDEITRLLVYRKLETWQKERPANAAYATLEVFPDSTSASARYSTERVDLTAIDAGVIPVEDDEFEWFSKPDSNRHYLVFLQQPRDLSIGVYLEVKRAGGAVDTIGSNTDGTFENPKRLKLLFNENSMPSFKTWGLMWRNCYALPMGTNIDDIDVKIYKGLAATENTSTPKDYQETPAGTQSYIEILGLDQYSRSNQLKQPDGKIDDRPEVFRAYDWGLLIFPHREPFNSDTTFTDAQGSTTQPLDLKVPNLYYYDGDIQRTNASQYFLKLFTKSRSSEIRLGRANIIEGSERITANGVQLVRGEDYRIDYDFGRVTLISEQARDPNADVAIDFEYAPFLSVQKKTLLGFRAEYEVSRDLKIGSTVLYKSDKARDRKPRVGEETAKSYVFDADATWSLRPNFLTRLADALPIVQTESPSNLRLQAEVAQSRPNPNVDGEAYVDDFEASAEQMTLGTARTQWTLSSAPAHPFTGEGERGRLLWHNPDRLLRFDQVYNRETAAGESTFRSLRLIFRPNVVDSVWAEEPDTGQTVWTPPDTSKDLTYDSWAGIMRYFANRVDNDRVQVFEIRARGRSGRMHVEFGRISEDVDGDGKAYTEDRPPTGEFLPEEDIGLDGLPDELEPHYHPLFNPDPNRDNWFLEDEGECPLPTCSGLDWNNDSLRYEWLNGTEGNRVELENLNRPDAEILGDVSGLEKQNGYFSYVIDFSAPADTALDTTKTKYFRDLSSYKVSADESEGGGINPPWYTYRIPIRDPEFLDRIVIDEDGDSAALAPAWTGERIRHVRIWFEQMPGQTWTDTVEIADWYFVQSYWRDTVIYGAEETGSQLVAATISEEDGRFRPPPGVEPYTDPTTNVTEPQRGMMLEFSNLDSRDTLEVRKSVLQVDKYAGYRRLRMYVYGRLQDPGDYNNVLFFFRVGRDSLNYYEQRRVLREGWDPENFVDIDFNEITAIKDAAQRGREPQEWAAVDTVTPDGRQRIRGDPSLNEVKYFVAGIVNSDPSRLPSGEIWLDELRVSDVRKDVGTAVRFAANGNVADLGSYSFTYQTQDPYFRGLSSSTRGGSDQNLGSGSSDTRVMYSFSLNADQFVPRSWNARLPVTYSYSKSTQLPLLRTGSDIVLPEEVRRQEQVVSESQMISVSGQVNKAGRNPLFTLLLNRLQGTSFSYRRSLQQSPRVPYGLTEGYSVRSGFDFGLKKPLAVAPLRWTESVPIVKRLAGTAVGLYPSRWTLSGGFDRTLTITDDIEGKRRTSFQRSLDAKMDFAYELLQNLDLSFRANTRRDLSDPKDVNLSLSHLRLGRETHFDQQATAKYTPALVSWLSTDFGFSGSYADDLERSSGARRSTMSSSWNLTGRFDHMRFLGGKGGEDERRYRGKGGISGGRSDRGSKTEGEVKAGRPFYDPPLAVLRFLTGWIDAPSYNYSETFRYALPGSVERPGLKYRLGLSRTPGVAQTAGSTNPSASEGVSYDFGSGFTLLGGLQTTVKYRQGITRDLVKKGDLYEDISTSWPDLTIQIRPFTTLPLIKKPVNKFIDIFSPRTSYSRSTRERRDLGGDFVISRSTSTSQSPLLSLNFKLFKALSLTTSYSLSNEESDEYNRTTGAYTGGSEAIRKTIGGSAQYSFAAPSGISLPLFGKVKFRSTVNISLDIKFNNSVNRTFDAKGNVNNITENDEMEIRPDISYTFSQQIKGGLSMRWRDSNVSNQKTHLREVQIWMEIRF encoded by the coding sequence GTGAAAGCGTTCTCTGCATGGCGCCGTCTGTACGCGCCGTTGATTTTCTGCCTCGCGCTGCCGGCGGCCGGTTCCGCATGGGCCGCATCGGGACTGGCGTGGCGGCTCGAGACCCCGCCCTCGTGGGTTTCGACCTACCAACTGCCGCCGGACCGCAAGTCCGTTGCCCTCGCCGATCCCATCTATCCCCGCCTCTCGTTCGACCTGGAACGCAAGACGGCCAACACCGAATCGTTCTACGAAGAGAAGACTCTCCGCTTTCAGCAGAGCTACTATCGCCGGGGGTCAGAGCAGAAGTCGCTCACGCCGGTGGCAGTGGATGCGCTTTCCTACAATGCCTTCCGCCGGGAGCAGCTGGTGCACGAGCGCCGGGACGAGATCGCCAAGCGGCAGATGGAGCAGGCGCGCGCCAACCGGGGACAGGGAGGGCTGGGGGTCAAGATCAACCTGCCCAAGCGGCTCGACCGGATCTTCGGCGAGGGCGGGGCCGGCCTGCGCGTGAGCGGCTACCGGCGCATCTCGTTTGCCGGACGGTCGCAGTGGACGGACGCCAAGGGGGTGTCGATCAAGCAGAGCAAGTTCCCCTCGCTCAACATGGAGCAGCAGTACCAGTTCGATATTACGGGGACGATCGGCTCGAAAATCACGGTCAAAGTGTCCCAGGACAGCCACACCGAACTCCCGCTGTCCAACAACATCATGATCCGCTACAAGGGGGATGAGGACGACGTTCTCAAGACGATCGAGGCGGGGAACACCAACCTGAGCCTGCCCAACACCCAGTTTGTCGGCTACTCCTCGCAGATCCGCGGCCTGTTCGGTGTCAAAGCCGAGGCCCAGGTCGGGCGGCTGTACCTGACGGGGATTGCGTCGCAGGAGAAGGGCTCCTCGGAGCGGACGACGGTGACGCCGACGGGGGAGGAGAGCGCCCAGATCATCCGCGACTCCGAATACGCGCAGCGGCGCATCTTCGACATCGGCCTGCCCGGCGAATTCCAGCCGGGAGACGAAATCACGCGCCTGCTGGTGTACCGGAAGCTGGAGACATGGCAGAAGGAGCGGCCGGCGAACGCCGCCTACGCGACGCTCGAGGTGTTCCCCGACAGCACCTCGGCGAGCGCGCGTTACTCGACCGAGCGGGTGGATCTCACGGCCATCGACGCCGGCGTGATCCCGGTCGAGGACGACGAGTTCGAGTGGTTCAGCAAGCCGGATTCGAACCGGCACTACCTGGTGTTTTTGCAGCAGCCGCGCGACCTGTCGATCGGCGTGTACCTCGAGGTCAAGCGGGCGGGCGGGGCGGTCGACACGATCGGGTCCAACACCGACGGGACGTTCGAGAATCCGAAGCGGCTGAAACTGCTGTTCAACGAGAACTCGATGCCGTCGTTCAAAACCTGGGGGCTCATGTGGCGGAACTGCTACGCGCTGCCCATGGGCACGAATATCGACGACATCGACGTCAAGATCTACAAGGGTCTGGCGGCGACCGAGAACACCTCGACGCCCAAGGACTACCAGGAGACGCCCGCGGGGACCCAGAGCTACATCGAAATCCTCGGGCTCGACCAGTACAGCCGCTCGAATCAGTTGAAGCAGCCGGACGGGAAGATCGACGATCGGCCGGAGGTGTTCCGGGCGTACGACTGGGGTCTGCTCATTTTCCCGCACCGGGAACCCTTCAACAGCGACACGACCTTCACCGACGCGCAGGGGAGCACCACGCAGCCGCTGGACCTCAAGGTCCCGAACCTCTACTACTACGACGGCGACATCCAGCGGACCAACGCGAGCCAGTATTTTCTGAAGCTGTTCACGAAGTCGCGGAGCAGCGAGATCCGGCTGGGGCGGGCGAACATCATCGAAGGGTCGGAGCGCATCACGGCCAACGGCGTGCAGCTCGTGCGGGGGGAGGACTACCGGATCGACTATGACTTCGGGCGGGTGACGCTCATCTCGGAGCAGGCGCGCGACCCGAACGCCGACGTCGCCATCGACTTCGAGTACGCCCCGTTTTTGTCGGTGCAGAAGAAGACGCTGCTGGGTTTCCGGGCGGAGTACGAGGTGAGCCGGGATCTCAAGATCGGATCGACGGTGCTGTACAAGTCGGACAAGGCGCGCGACCGCAAGCCGCGGGTGGGGGAGGAGACGGCGAAGTCGTACGTGTTCGACGCCGACGCGACCTGGTCGCTGCGGCCGAACTTCCTCACCCGGCTGGCCGACGCGCTGCCGATCGTGCAGACCGAGTCCCCCTCCAACCTCCGCCTGCAGGCCGAGGTTGCGCAGTCGCGGCCGAATCCGAACGTGGACGGCGAGGCGTACGTGGACGACTTCGAGGCCAGCGCGGAGCAGATGACGCTGGGGACAGCGCGGACGCAGTGGACGCTGTCGTCGGCGCCGGCGCACCCGTTCACCGGGGAGGGGGAGCGCGGGCGGCTGCTGTGGCACAATCCCGACCGCCTCCTGCGTTTCGACCAGGTCTACAACCGGGAGACGGCGGCCGGCGAGTCGACGTTCCGGAGCCTGCGGCTCATTTTCCGGCCCAACGTCGTCGACAGCGTCTGGGCGGAGGAGCCGGACACCGGGCAGACGGTCTGGACCCCGCCGGATACCTCGAAGGATCTGACGTACGACTCCTGGGCGGGCATCATGCGCTATTTCGCCAACCGGGTGGACAACGACCGGGTGCAGGTGTTCGAGATCCGGGCGCGCGGCCGGTCCGGGCGCATGCACGTCGAGTTCGGCCGCATCAGCGAGGATGTCGACGGCGACGGGAAGGCGTACACGGAGGATCGGCCGCCCACGGGGGAATTCCTGCCGGAGGAAGACATCGGGCTGGACGGTTTGCCCGACGAGCTGGAACCGCACTACCACCCGCTGTTCAATCCCGATCCCAACCGTGACAACTGGTTTCTGGAGGATGAGGGGGAGTGTCCGCTGCCCACCTGCAGCGGGCTGGACTGGAACAACGACTCGCTCCGGTACGAGTGGCTGAACGGCACGGAGGGGAACCGGGTCGAGCTGGAGAACCTGAATCGGCCGGACGCGGAGATTCTCGGCGATGTGAGCGGGCTGGAAAAGCAGAACGGCTACTTCTCGTACGTGATCGATTTCTCGGCGCCCGCGGACACGGCCCTCGACACGACCAAGACGAAGTATTTCCGGGACCTCTCGTCGTACAAGGTGAGCGCGGACGAGAGCGAGGGGGGCGGGATCAACCCCCCCTGGTATACCTACCGCATCCCGATCCGGGATCCCGAGTTTCTCGACCGGATCGTGATCGACGAGGACGGCGATTCGGCGGCGCTGGCGCCGGCGTGGACGGGCGAGCGCATCCGGCACGTGCGCATCTGGTTTGAGCAGATGCCGGGCCAGACGTGGACCGACACGGTGGAAATCGCCGACTGGTATTTCGTCCAGTCCTACTGGCGGGACACGGTGATCTACGGGGCGGAGGAGACGGGCAGCCAGCTGGTGGCGGCGACCATCAGCGAGGAGGACGGGCGCTTCCGGCCGCCGCCGGGCGTGGAGCCGTACACCGATCCCACCACCAACGTGACCGAGCCGCAGCGGGGGATGATGCTGGAGTTCAGCAACCTCGATTCGCGGGACACGCTCGAGGTGCGCAAGAGCGTGCTCCAGGTGGACAAGTACGCGGGCTACCGCCGCCTGCGCATGTATGTCTACGGCCGGCTCCAGGACCCGGGCGACTACAACAACGTGCTGTTCTTCTTCCGGGTGGGACGCGATTCCCTGAACTACTACGAGCAGCGCCGTGTGCTCCGCGAGGGCTGGGATCCGGAAAACTTCGTCGACATCGACTTCAACGAAATCACGGCCATCAAGGACGCCGCGCAGCGCGGGCGCGAGCCACAGGAGTGGGCGGCCGTCGACACGGTGACGCCCGACGGGCGGCAGCGGATCAGGGGGGATCCGAGTCTCAACGAGGTCAAGTACTTCGTGGCCGGCATCGTCAACAGCGACCCGAGCCGGCTGCCCTCGGGCGAAATCTGGCTGGACGAGCTGCGCGTGAGCGACGTGCGCAAGGACGTGGGAACGGCGGTGCGGTTCGCCGCCAACGGCAACGTCGCCGACCTCGGCTCGTACTCCTTCACCTACCAGACGCAGGATCCGTATTTCCGGGGGCTGTCGAGTTCGACGCGGGGCGGGTCGGACCAGAACCTCGGGAGCGGGAGTTCGGACACGCGGGTCATGTATTCGTTTTCGCTGAACGCCGACCAGTTTGTGCCGCGGTCGTGGAACGCGCGCCTTCCGGTGACCTACTCGTATTCGAAATCCACCCAGCTGCCCCTTCTGCGCACGGGGTCGGACATCGTGCTGCCGGAGGAGGTGCGGCGGCAGGAGCAGGTGGTGTCGGAATCGCAAATGATCTCGGTGTCGGGGCAGGTGAACAAGGCAGGCCGCAATCCGCTGTTCACCCTGCTGCTCAACCGCCTCCAGGGGACCTCGTTCTCGTACCGGCGGTCGCTGCAGCAGTCGCCGCGCGTGCCGTACGGTCTGACCGAAGGCTACAGCGTCCGCTCGGGGTTCGACTTCGGTCTGAAAAAACCGCTCGCCGTGGCTCCGCTCCGGTGGACCGAGTCGGTGCCGATTGTGAAGCGGCTGGCGGGGACGGCGGTGGGTCTGTACCCGAGCCGGTGGACCCTCAGCGGCGGTTTCGACCGGACCCTGACGATCACCGACGACATCGAGGGGAAGCGGCGGACCTCGTTCCAGCGGTCGCTGGACGCCAAGATGGATTTCGCCTACGAGCTGCTCCAGAATCTGGACCTGTCGTTCCGGGCGAACACGCGCCGCGACCTGAGCGATCCCAAGGACGTCAACCTGTCGCTGAGCCACCTGCGCCTGGGGCGGGAAACGCACTTCGATCAGCAGGCGACGGCGAAGTACACGCCGGCGCTGGTGTCGTGGCTGAGCACCGATTTCGGGTTCAGCGGCTCGTACGCGGACGACCTCGAACGGTCATCGGGGGCGCGGCGGTCGACCATGAGCAGCAGCTGGAATCTGACGGGCCGCTTCGACCACATGCGCTTCCTCGGCGGCAAGGGCGGGGAGGACGAGCGCCGCTACCGCGGGAAGGGCGGGATCAGCGGCGGGCGGTCGGACCGCGGGAGCAAGACGGAAGGGGAGGTGAAGGCGGGGAGGCCGTTCTACGATCCGCCGCTGGCGGTGCTCCGTTTCCTCACCGGCTGGATCGACGCGCCATCGTACAACTACAGCGAGACGTTCCGCTATGCCCTGCCGGGGTCGGTGGAACGGCCGGGGCTGAAGTACCGGCTGGGTCTGAGCCGGACGCCGGGGGTGGCGCAGACGGCCGGGTCGACAAACCCGAGCGCGAGCGAGGGGGTGTCGTATGATTTCGGATCGGGATTCACGCTCCTCGGGGGGCTGCAGACGACGGTGAAGTACCGCCAGGGGATCACGCGCGACCTGGTGAAGAAGGGAGACCTGTACGAGGACATATCGACGTCGTGGCCGGATCTGACGATTCAGATCAGGCCGTTCACAACGCTGCCTTTGATCAAGAAGCCGGTAAACAAGTTCATCGACATCTTTTCCCCGCGCACCTCGTACAGCCGGTCAACCCGGGAGCGGCGGGACCTGGGCGGGGACTTTGTCATCTCGCGCTCGACGAGCACCTCGCAGAGCCCGCTGCTGTCGCTCAATTTCAAGCTGTTCAAGGCGCTCTCGCTGACCACGTCGTACTCGCTGTCGAACGAGGAGTCGGACGAGTACAACCGCACCACGGGCGCCTACACCGGGGGCTCCGAGGCGATCCGCAAGACGATCGGCGGCTCGGCGCAGTATTCGTTCGCCGCTCCGAGCGGGATCAGCCTGCCGCTCTTTGGCAAAGTCAAGTTCCGCTCCACCGTCAACATTTCGCTGGACATCAAATTCAACAACAGCGTCAACCGGACGTTCGACGCCAAAGGGAACGTCAACAACATCACCGAGAACGACGAGATGGAAATCCGCCCCGACATCTCCTACACCTTCTCCCAGCAGATCAAGGGGGGCCTGAGCATGCGGTGGCGGGATTCAAACGTGAGCAACCAGAAGACGCACCTGCGGGAGGTCCAGATCTGGATGGAGATCCGCTTCTAG
- a CDS encoding DUF1844 domain-containing protein, which produces MAEDTTTPDPLFVQLVLSLQMGAWQQLGKIASPVSGQVDRDLAMAKVSIDLLGMIQAKTAGNLNPEEKRMLDHVLYELRLNYVDELKKGETRPDAGTGSADDAGRKPEDQPGGETAGSGKSD; this is translated from the coding sequence ATGGCCGAAGACACGACCACGCCCGACCCGCTGTTTGTCCAACTGGTCTTGTCGCTCCAGATGGGGGCTTGGCAGCAACTGGGGAAAATCGCCTCGCCGGTCAGCGGCCAGGTTGACCGGGATCTGGCGATGGCGAAAGTGAGCATCGACCTGCTCGGCATGATTCAAGCCAAGACGGCCGGGAATCTGAATCCGGAAGAGAAGCGGATGCTCGATCACGTTTTGTATGAACTTCGGCTGAATTATGTCGATGAGCTGAAAAAAGGGGAGACTCGGCCGGACGCGGGAACCGGGAGCGCCGATGATGCCGGCCGAAAGCCCGAGGACCAGCCGGGCGGGGAGACGGCGGGGTCCGGGAAGTCGGATTGA
- the murB gene encoding UDP-N-acetylmuramate dehydrogenase, translating into MAPLTSFRTGGTAAWFLPVRSAEAAAGAVQQARRMGLEFFLLGGGSNLLVADRGYGGLIIKMDVRGLARVDEATIECGAGEDLTALVTYAQENGLAGLEFAAGIWGTVGGAIYGNAGAYGGEIGEVVTAVTLVDREGKVMTVDRAYCGFGYRDSALKRSHEIVVSARFRLQPGDPAEIGRRVREILASRAQKHPDRLTAGCFFKNIPDPREPYGKLPAGRLLEEAGAKGLAVGGARVFERHANIIVNAGGATAADIAALAALMKEKVRERFGIELQEEVIRLGEF; encoded by the coding sequence ATGGCGCCGTTGACGAGTTTCCGCACGGGCGGGACAGCGGCGTGGTTTTTGCCGGTGCGCTCGGCGGAAGCCGCCGCCGGGGCGGTGCAGCAGGCCCGCCGGATGGGTCTGGAGTTTTTTCTGCTGGGCGGAGGATCTAACCTGCTGGTGGCGGACCGGGGCTATGGCGGTCTGATCATTAAAATGGATGTGCGAGGGCTGGCGCGGGTCGATGAGGCGACGATCGAGTGCGGGGCGGGGGAGGATTTGACGGCGCTCGTGACGTATGCGCAGGAGAACGGTCTGGCCGGGCTCGAATTCGCCGCCGGCATCTGGGGCACCGTCGGGGGAGCCATCTACGGCAACGCCGGCGCCTACGGCGGCGAGATCGGCGAAGTTGTCACGGCCGTGACGCTGGTGGACCGCGAGGGGAAGGTCATGACGGTGGACCGCGCCTATTGCGGGTTCGGCTACCGGGACTCGGCGCTCAAGCGCTCGCATGAGATTGTCGTCAGCGCGCGCTTCCGTCTGCAGCCCGGCGATCCGGCGGAGATCGGCCGGAGGGTGCGCGAGATTTTGGCCTCGCGGGCGCAGAAACACCCCGACCGTCTGACGGCGGGTTGTTTTTTCAAGAATATTCCCGATCCCAGGGAGCCCTACGGGAAACTCCCGGCGGGGCGGCTGCTCGAAGAAGCGGGGGCCAAGGGGCTGGCGGTCGGGGGGGCGCGGGTGTTCGAGCGCCATGCGAATATTATCGTGAACGCCGGCGGGGCCACGGCGGCCGACATTGCAGCGCTCGCGGCGCTCATGAAGGAGAAGGTCCGGGAGCGGTTCGGGATCGAACTGCAGGAAGAAGTGATCAGGCTGGGTGAATTCTGA
- the recG gene encoding ATP-dependent DNA helicase RecG: MAELKLDSPLQFVKGVGPRKAEVLAQHGLTTVRDLLSYLPRSYLDRTSITAIKDVKVDQPATVVGQVKAHGMLHGKRRRYEVILQDETGALPLVFFQGLRYWERLFKKGQWFAATGTVGYFQGYQMVHPDLERLEDEGDQMIHAGRIVPVYPQTTELIRAGLGSKGIRRLTTFVLANLAERIDDPVPSEETARCGLPARHEAIAKIHYPDRREQIEACRRRMAFDELLELQYLVLRWRQEKVKAVKEHRYAAPGEKLKKIGESLPFALTAGQKQVVREIFADLQAPHPMARLLQGDVGCGKTVVAVLAALYAAENGLQTAFMAPTEILAAQHYGNWREALESVGVRSALLTASLARAQKEAIAAACARGEIAILFGTHALIYDYVEFDRLGLVIIDEQHRFGVRQRGRLAKKGDNPDLLVMTATPIPRTLALTLYGDLEISSITTMPPGRKPVRTVWRHYTVRSRVYQFVREEIARGGQAYIIYPLVEKSDRLELENVEDAFRELSEKEFRELQVGMVHGRIKAKERDEILRQFRDGRLHILMATTVVEVGIDNQRATLMLIEHAERFGLAQLHQLRGRIGRGAQTATLVALAHPPLSDMARRRLDYFAQTTDGFKIAEADLELRGPGEIFGLRQSGLPELRATRLTSDTDLLEAARMLVGRLLHEANRLDSRHQHLYTYLQARTAGRELTPAGG, encoded by the coding sequence ATGGCCGAGCTCAAACTCGATTCGCCGCTGCAATTCGTCAAGGGCGTCGGACCCCGCAAAGCCGAGGTGCTCGCCCAGCACGGTCTGACCACGGTGCGGGATCTCCTGTCCTACCTGCCGCGCAGCTACCTCGACCGCACCAGCATCACGGCGATCAAAGACGTCAAGGTCGATCAACCGGCGACCGTGGTCGGCCAGGTGAAGGCTCACGGGATGCTGCACGGGAAGCGCCGGCGCTACGAGGTGATCCTGCAGGACGAGACGGGGGCGCTGCCGCTGGTGTTTTTCCAGGGGCTGCGCTACTGGGAGCGGCTCTTCAAGAAGGGGCAGTGGTTCGCCGCCACCGGGACGGTCGGCTACTTCCAGGGTTACCAGATGGTGCACCCGGATCTCGAGCGGCTGGAGGACGAGGGGGACCAGATGATCCACGCGGGGCGGATTGTCCCGGTGTACCCGCAGACGACCGAATTGATCCGGGCGGGGCTGGGGAGCAAGGGGATTCGGCGGCTGACCACTTTCGTGCTCGCCAACCTGGCCGAGCGGATCGACGATCCGGTGCCGAGCGAGGAGACGGCGCGCTGCGGCCTGCCGGCGCGGCATGAGGCGATCGCCAAGATCCACTATCCGGACCGCCGCGAGCAGATCGAAGCGTGCCGGCGGCGCATGGCTTTCGACGAACTCCTGGAGCTGCAGTACCTCGTCCTGCGGTGGCGACAGGAGAAGGTGAAGGCGGTCAAGGAGCACCGGTACGCGGCGCCGGGGGAGAAGCTGAAGAAGATCGGGGAGAGTCTTCCGTTTGCGCTCACGGCGGGGCAGAAGCAGGTGGTGCGGGAAATCTTCGCGGACCTGCAGGCGCCGCACCCGATGGCGCGGCTGTTGCAGGGGGATGTCGGGTGCGGGAAAACGGTGGTGGCGGTGCTGGCGGCCCTCTACGCCGCCGAGAACGGCCTTCAGACGGCGTTCATGGCGCCGACCGAAATTCTCGCCGCCCAGCACTATGGGAACTGGCGGGAGGCGCTGGAGAGTGTCGGGGTGCGGTCGGCATTGTTGACGGCCAGTCTGGCGCGGGCGCAGAAGGAGGCCATCGCGGCGGCCTGCGCGCGCGGAGAGATCGCCATTCTCTTCGGCACGCACGCGCTGATCTACGACTACGTGGAGTTCGACCGCCTGGGGCTGGTGATTATCGACGAACAGCACCGGTTCGGCGTCCGGCAGCGGGGGCGGCTGGCCAAGAAGGGGGACAACCCGGATCTCCTGGTGATGACCGCGACGCCGATCCCGCGCACGCTGGCGCTGACGCTCTACGGCGACCTCGAGATATCGTCGATCACCACCATGCCGCCGGGACGGAAGCCGGTGCGGACGGTGTGGCGGCACTACACGGTGCGCAGCCGGGTCTACCAGTTTGTGCGCGAGGAGATCGCCCGCGGCGGCCAGGCCTACATCATCTACCCGCTCGTGGAGAAGAGCGACCGGCTGGAGCTGGAGAACGTGGAGGATGCTTTCCGGGAGCTCTCGGAGAAGGAGTTCCGGGAGCTGCAGGTGGGCATGGTGCACGGGCGGATCAAGGCGAAGGAGCGGGATGAGATCCTCAGGCAGTTTCGGGACGGGCGGCTGCACATTTTGATGGCGACGACGGTGGTGGAGGTGGGGATCGACAACCAGCGGGCGACGCTCATGCTGATCGAGCACGCCGAGCGGTTTGGCCTCGCGCAACTCCACCAACTGCGGGGGCGGATCGGACGGGGGGCGCAGACGGCGACGCTGGTGGCCCTGGCCCACCCGCCGCTGTCGGACATGGCCCGCCGCCGGCTGGACTATTTCGCGCAGACGACCGACGGATTCAAGATCGCTGAGGCCGATCTGGAATTGCGGGGTCCGGGGGAGATTTTCGGCCTGCGCCAGTCGGGGCTGCCGGAATTACGGGCCACCCGCCTTACCTCGGACACCGACCTTCTCGAGGCGGCGCGCATGCTGGTCGGGCGGCTGCTCCACGAGGCAAACCGCCTTGACAGCCGGCATCAACATCTGTATACCTACCTTCAGGCTCGCACCGCCGGCCGGGAACTGACGCCGGCCGGGGGATAA